tctcttgcgctctcagccgccgcctctttccgtctcgtctcacttacgcccttccttttcttcttcacaggatacggacagtttgatggggtggtggaatacagtgaaacgtgagtaattgaaacttaaatgtacaagatgttatttttttccattttggagccagccaaggcaagattagagtcggtaattggcagatgttcagtccatttttaaccgagagggccggcctgccggtcttgtctgggacgtttaccattaaaaggctttcggtttataagtgatagatggcacttttttccccattttgtcatccagaatgGGAAGAGTtatcgtcagacgaagaatctaaagagcaggacgattcccggtaggcgtgccaggaggccgtctatccgtctgttttccagggaagttggaacggatatctcccccctccccacaggtcctttgccactttggccaacaaggtgaaccgaggcctgcctgtcttcaacaaggtattcaccgggcgcgccgaggtcctctggcagcacgtggtgaagctccacgccctggccggccacctggccaccttccaccagaagggcaaagtagccggcgtgacggccatcgccggcctggccctggcgcccttcacctttggggcctcgcgcatcgccacggccggaggggtcagatcggcttccgccagcatctcggacaacgtcaataacaTCCAGGAGCGCAAGAAGGTGAGCGCCTAGTTTGGGATAACACATTCTTACCCTATACTACTTTACTgtttcttctgcagacccttaataaatgccacatccacttctgcagacccttaatgccacatttggacaacaacgcaagtcgtctcaagatgtcgtctcatgtaagtttcttctaattgattaatgtttttctgtttagtgtattccggcacttttaattgactataaccctaaccctgaaactagtttattcgtaggtgtgattgatgacataacccgcaattggtcttgaaacccaaaatgcctccaatgcactttgatttaaaatatatttcccggTCATACGGTCtattcctgccatcttgtggctgttttaaaaaagttcaccatacaattatttttttcgacctaaaaaccctgcaatattgtccagtaatatggcggCCCAAGGATAATGTGACCCCCACCCCCCGCCGGGTAATGTGACCCCCACCTAGACCTGGACACCCACCCCTGGACCTTCATCttcaccgccgccgctctctctccccccccaccgccgccgctctcttactctctccccccgaccgccgccgctctctctctccccccgaccgccgctctctctctccctctctctccctcctcttcttctcctctctttctctccctcctgtTCTtcacctctctctccctcatCTTCTTCtcctgcctctctctctctccctccttttcttctcctccctctccctcctccctctccctcctcttccccctctccctcctctctccgtcctcttcccccctctccctcctcttcttcctcctcttcttcctcctcgtcttctctctctctctttctctctctttctttctatctctctctttctttctctctctctctttctttctctcactctctctttttctctctctttcactcgctcgttcgcgctcgctcgttctcgcccgctcgttctcgctcgttgtcgttcgcgctcgcttgttgttgtttgcgctcgctcgctcgttcgcactcgctctctctctttctctcttcctctcttctttctcttttctctcttctctctctcttctctctctttctctttctctctctttctcttctctttctctctcttctctttctctctcttctctttctgctcttttttcctctttccctctttttttcctctttttttgctcttttttttctctttctctccctttctctctttctcttttcctctcttctttctcttttctcttctctctctcttctctctttctctttctctctctttctcttctctttctctctcttctctttctctcttctctttctctctcttctctttctctctcttctctttctcttttttcctctttccctctttttttcctctttttttgctcttttttttctctttctctctttcccccctctctttctctctttcccctccctctctttctctctttcccctccctctctttctctctttcccctccctctctttctctctttcccctccctctctttctctctttcccccctctctttctctctttcccccctctctttctctctttccctccccctctctttctctctttccctccccctctctttctctcttccccccccctctttctctctttccctcccccctctttctctctttccctcccccctctttctctctttccctcccccctctttctctctttccctcccccctctttctctctttctctctttcccccctccctctttctctcttttcccccctccctctttctctcttttcccccctccctctttctctcttttccccccctccctctttctctcttttcccccctccctctttctctcttttcccccctccctctttctctcttttcccccctccctctttctctctttccctccccctctctttctctctttccctccccccctctttctctctttccctcccccctctttctctcttttccccctccctctttctctcttttccccctccctctttctctcttttcccccctccctctttctctctttccccccctccctctttctctcttttcccccctccctctttctctctttccccccccccctctttctctcttttccccccccccctctttctctcttttcccccctccctctttctctctttttccccctccctctttctctctttttccccctccctctttctctcttttcccccctccctctttctctcttcccccccccctctttctctcttcccccTCTCGATCTTTCCCCCCCTATCTCtatttttcccccaccacctcttaccccccctctccccccaccacctcctccttcccctactttaccaccaccaccaccaccaccctcacctccaccaccaccctcaccaccaccaccaccaccacctctttcccccctccaccaccaccaccctcacctccaccccgacctcttttcccaccaccaccaccaccaccacctctttcccccctccaccaccaccaccctcacctccaccccgacctcttttcccaccaccacaaccactgccaccaccacctcttttcccaccaccacaaccactgccaccaccaccaccaccaccaccaccaccaccaccaccaccaccaccaccaccaccaccaccaccaccaccaccaccaccaccaccaccaccctcctCACCACCCTCTTGCGCGGGAACTAACCCGGGTAGCACCCCCACcgtgcgggacccaacccgggtagccccccccccccccccaccgcgcggggacccaacccggggagcccccccccccccaccgcgcgggacccaaccc
Above is a window of Stigmatopora nigra isolate UIUO_SnigA chromosome 11, RoL_Snig_1.1, whole genome shotgun sequence DNA encoding:
- the LOC144204696 gene encoding uncharacterized protein LOC144204696 isoform X3; amino-acid sequence: MGWWNTVKQWEELSSDEESKEQDDSRSFATLANKVNRGLPVFNKVFTGRAEVLWQHVVKLHALAGHLATFHQKGKVAGVTAIAGLALAPFTFGASRIATAGGVRSASASISDNVNNIQERKKTLNKCHIHFCRPLMPHLDNNASRLKMSSHDTDSLMGWWNTVKQWEELSSDEESKEQDDSRSFATLANKVNRGLPVFNKVFTGRAEVLWQHVVKLHALAGHLATFHQKGKVAGVTAIAGLALAPFTFGASRIATAGGVRSASASISDNVNNIQERKKTLNATFGQQRKSSQDVVSCKFLLID
- the LOC144204696 gene encoding uncharacterized protein LOC144204696 isoform X5 yields the protein MGWWNTVKQWEELSSDEESKEQDDSRSFATLANKVNRGLPVFNKKGKVAGVTAIAGLALAPFTFGASRIATAGGVRSASASISDNVNNIQERKKTLNKCHIHFCRPLMPHLDNNASRLKMSSHDTDSLMGWWNTVKQWEELSSDEESKEQDDSRSFATLANKVNRGLPVFNKVFTGRAEVLWQHVVKLHALAGHLATFHQKGKVAGVTAIAGLALAPFTFGASRIATAGGVRSASASISDNVNNIQERKKTLNKCHIHFCRPLMPHLDNNASRLKMSSHVSFF
- the LOC144204696 gene encoding uncharacterized protein LOC144204696 isoform X1, with amino-acid sequence MGWWNTVKQWEELSSDEESKEQDDSRSFATLANKVNRGLPVFNKVFTGRAEVLWQHVVKLHALAGHLATFHQKGKVAGVTAIAGLALAPFTFGASRIATAGGVRSASASISDNVNNIQERKKTLNKCHIHFCRPLMPHLDNNASRLKMSSHDTDSLMGWWNTVKQWEELSSDEESKEQDDSRSFATLANKVNRGLPVFNKVFTGRAEVLWQHVVKLHALAGHLATFHQKGKVAGVTAIAGLALAPFTFGASRIATAGGVRSASASISDNVNNIQERKKTLNKCHIHFCRPLMPHLDNNASRLKMSSHVSFF
- the LOC144204696 gene encoding uncharacterized protein LOC144204696 isoform X2 — translated: MGWWNTVKQWEELSSDEESKEQDDSRSFATLANKVNRGLPVFNKVFTGRAEVLWQHVVKLHALAGHLATFHQKGKVAGVTAIAGLALAPFTFGASRIATAGGVRSASASISDNVNNIQERKKTLNKCHIHFCRPLMPHLDNNASRLKMSSHDTDSLMGWWNTVKQWEELSSDEESKEQDDSRSFATLANKVNRGLPVFNKVFTGRAEVLWQHVVKLHALAGHLATFHQKGKVAGVTAIAGLALAPFTFGASRIATAGGVRSASASISDNVNNIQERKKTLNKCHIHFCRPLMPHLDNNASRLKMSSHV